The following DNA comes from Littorina saxatilis isolate snail1 unplaced genomic scaffold, US_GU_Lsax_2.0 scaffold_1448, whole genome shotgun sequence.
GGCACCCTGATGCTTTTGCCGAGAAACCCCCAACACCATCGCACCAGCTGCCTGTAGGCGACATATCTGTATTTCCTgcgaaagcaagaaagaaacaagtggtGTAAAGCAATCCCAGAATAAcattgaacgcactgcatttttgtcacaaatatacatatatataggcAAATATTTAAAATCTATATATATCAATAACCCGTAGCAAGAAAATAGATTACAATTTCATACGAAAATCGTATAGAAAGCGTGTGGAGCGATTCCTTGAAAATGATTGCtgagatcttcatgaaactttgcatctAAAACCTTCCAGAAGAtgtcttcctttttttcgataaatgtcagGCGGAAACCTCCTTTTCTTCATCCATAAATATAAAGATATGACATGTTCACTTTAGAAATTTGTGTTGGAATCCGTTATGTAGGTATACTGTATGCAGGCAGTTATCGGACTATGACCAATGTCCGCCAAGTTCTATTACTGTAGGCTTTCACCAACGATCGTCAGCTACACACCCATTCTAAGCAATGAGGTACATTTGCGATGTCAAAACTTAAGAAAAATGAACAAGCTCTAATCATACTGATAATTATGTGGATAGGGTGGATTAATGTATTCGTTAATTATTTATcaggcaggggcggacgaggggggggggtgcacagggtgcaggtgcaccccccctccagcaaaaaaacaaaacaaaaaatttggaaagctgattctatgaccatattttctaagttcaaatggcaccagatggcaccatttttcttctttgggccaacaatttttccgggggggggggggggcatgcccccggacccccctagcaaattcgggcgcttcgcgcccatcacattcactttcgattcaaagtgcaccccccctaacaaagcaactgatccgcccctgtcagGGGAGGTACATTTTTGTTCGACATTTTTTAAATCGgagtacacctgtcgtggggggtaactttctcgtgtatGAGTAGAGTAACATATTCGTACGAATttttgactccggagtaaaaatctcgtagtATTAATATCGTGCTACACCGGCAAGTAAAAAGTGTACATACTGAAGAATCCCACATCAATTAAATTGTATCTTGAAAAGTTTGTGGGTGGGTGTTCAGTCTTACAATAGGTTTTGTATTTATTTCACACAAATGTTATTGTTTCCCAGTTGCTGTTATTTTCCACtgttaatgtttataatgaaGATTTAATTAGATTCGATGTATTTGTGTCTAGTTTACGTATCCGATCTGTTTATTTGTGTAATACAATGTACTATTTCACTCTCTTGTCAGTGTAAGAATATGCAAATATATCCGAATGATAATCTTctgatttgtgttgtgttacatACTCATGCAGATCGAAGTTTAGACGCCCGTAGTCCTGCTTGTACGAATAGTATGCGGTCTCCAGGCAGTAGATGTCCAGGCACACGGTACGAAAGCCAGGATGTGCTGTGATGCAGCCTACCTGCTCTTCCAGGCCTTCTaccttctgtttgatttgtctgACGTCgtggcaacacacacactcaacagaagtTGGCATCCGGCAGCAATGTCCGCACTGACACCTGAAACAGTAGATCACACTGTAATCATAACAGCATGCCCCGTTCACATAGGAGACACTCACAAAAACCGGGTGATTCTTATGTATGCACAAAACTTACTATGATTTACAGAAACACCACGAACAGTACCATTAGTCGCGGTTTCACAATACATGCAGTGTTAGTAGCCTACCCTTCGAGTGAATTTAACAGGGTCGCTTTTTAACACTGACCACACATCGTGACTGACCTGGCCACTGTGAAACAGAAACAATGTCCTGTCTCCTCTAGGTGTTTGAAAATACACCTGCACTGTTTTTTGAACAGTGTCCCATGTtgcgaaacaaaacaaaccaaacatcAATCAAAAGAAGGGTTCAACTGCTGTGTATGCATTTTTGGATATTTCTGAGAAAGCTTCTTTTGTTACTCCATCACATGATAAACGATCACATTCACAGAATTCGATTTCAGCCTTCTGTTGGAGCCTGGGGAACATAGCCACTACACAATGGTCGCCTCATCACGGGTAtcgcgcgtgcgcacacacacacacacacacacacacacacacacacacacacacacacacacacacacacacacacacagatataaaTTAATCTTTGTTCATCACTGGATTATTTATTTTCAGATCTACGATAGATCTTCCTAGTTTTTCTGTTGAAATCTGGCACACACcattatgcccccccc
Coding sequences within:
- the LOC138954198 gene encoding uncharacterized protein produces the protein MPTSVECVCCHDVRQIKQKVEGLEEQVGCITAHPGFRTVCLDIYCLETAYYSYKQDYGRLNFDLHEKYRYVAYRQLVRWCWGFLGKSIRVPLPACAVKTIRDTFPDGGRVGFKLPQLEGIV